One genomic region from Spirulina subsalsa PCC 9445 encodes:
- a CDS encoding VOC family protein, which translates to MHHASIRTANIHKAIAFYEKLGFIVQERFTTGYTLACWLEGLGGRIELIQIPEPKPAPDAFGDEHYVGYYHLSFDLTTTTPSLPQWLQGMIQVFAAATEENPEQYQPLQVLLAPTQQIIGQRVYEVAFIADTDGLPLEFIRVLAHVGKPRTVRSRSQSVA; encoded by the coding sequence ATGCACCATGCCTCCATTCGCACCGCTAACATTCACAAGGCGATCGCCTTTTACGAAAAACTCGGCTTTATCGTTCAGGAACGCTTCACCACAGGTTACACCTTAGCCTGTTGGTTAGAAGGGTTAGGAGGACGAATTGAACTGATTCAAATTCCTGAACCCAAACCCGCCCCCGATGCCTTTGGGGATGAACATTATGTCGGCTACTATCATCTATCCTTCGACCTCACCACCACAACCCCCAGTTTGCCCCAATGGTTACAAGGCATGATACAAGTTTTTGCCGCCGCCACAGAGGAGAATCCTGAGCAGTATCAACCCCTACAAGTTTTATTAGCACCCACCCAGCAAATCATTGGCCAACGAGTTTATGAAGTGGCCTTTATTGCCGATACGGATGGTTTACCCTTAGAATTTATCCGGGTTTTAGCTCACGTCGGGAAGCCCCGCACTGTACGTTCGCGTTCGCAAAGCGTTGCGTAG
- a CDS encoding TIGR02652 family protein, with the protein MMNPSLQYPIFGAEIKCPHCRQAIPALTLTDTYLCPRHGAFEADPKTGELVHLQSGRHWRQWNEEWYRQHTHPDGIRFEIHEALDRLYTQGFRATKVIIANRYRDLVSGYLERNTSWRNNNVDPHLPKLYGLPVDFSPETDQDPRWEVINFALEKEPGVPVRYPYFRLFE; encoded by the coding sequence ATGATGAATCCTAGTCTCCAGTATCCCATTTTTGGTGCAGAGATAAAATGTCCACACTGTCGCCAAGCCATTCCTGCACTGACGTTAACTGACACCTATCTCTGTCCTCGACATGGGGCTTTTGAGGCAGATCCCAAAACGGGAGAGTTAGTTCACCTCCAGTCAGGACGACACTGGCGACAGTGGAATGAGGAATGGTATCGTCAACACACCCATCCTGATGGTATTCGTTTTGAAATTCACGAGGCCTTAGATCGTCTGTACACCCAAGGATTTCGAGCAACGAAGGTGATTATTGCCAACCGTTATCGAGACTTAGTGAGTGGCTATTTAGAACGGAATACCAGTTGGCGGAATAACAACGTTGATCCCCATCTCCCGAAATTGTACGGTTTGCCCGTCGATTTTAGCCCAGAAACCGATCAAGATCCCCGGTGGGAGGTGATTAATTTCGCCTTGGAAAAAGAACCGGGAGTTCCTGTGCGTTATCCCTACTTCCGTTTGTTTGAATAG
- a CDS encoding gamma carbonic anhydrase family protein, whose amino-acid sequence MNHLPSYWSPPDLSQAAFVASNATVIGDVLVHEGASIWYGAILRGDVERIEVGAHSNIQDGAIFHGTPGLPTILEEYVTIGHRAVIHAAHIERGSLIGIGAIILDGVRVGAGSVIGAGCVVTKDVPARSLMVGIPAKFRRDVSEEEVEEMIQHAKNYEKLALVHAGKGTETGF is encoded by the coding sequence ATGAATCATTTACCCTCCTATTGGAGTCCTCCGGATCTCTCTCAAGCGGCTTTTGTGGCCTCTAATGCTACGGTGATCGGGGATGTTCTCGTCCATGAGGGAGCGAGTATTTGGTATGGGGCGATATTACGGGGGGATGTGGAACGGATTGAGGTGGGCGCCCATTCTAATATTCAAGATGGGGCGATTTTTCATGGCACCCCCGGTTTACCAACGATTTTAGAGGAATATGTCACTATTGGCCATCGGGCGGTTATCCATGCCGCCCATATTGAACGGGGGAGTTTGATTGGCATTGGGGCGATTATTTTGGATGGGGTGCGAGTGGGGGCTGGGAGTGTGATTGGGGCGGGCTGTGTGGTGACGAAGGATGTTCCGGCGCGATCGCTCATGGTAGGGATTCCGGCTAAATTCCGCCGAGACGTGAGCGAGGAGGAAGTGGAGGAAATGATCCAACACGCCAAGAATTACGAAAAACTCGCCCTCGTTCATGCCGGGAAAGGTACGGAAACGGGGTTCTAA
- a CDS encoding NADP-dependent isocitrate dehydrogenase: MYEKITPPTVGSRITFKDGKPIVPDDPIIPFIRGDGTGVDIWPATEKVINAAVEKAYGGQRKIHWFKVYAGDEACEVYGTYQYLPEDTLNAIKEYGIAIKGPLTTPIGGGIRSLNVALRQINDLYACVRPCRYYSGTPSPHKTPEKLDVIIYRENTEDIYLGIEWREGTEIAQKLIDILNQNLIPATPEHGSKQIRLDSGIGIKPVSKTGSQRLIRRAIERALTLPKPKQTVTLVHKGNIMKYTEGAFRDWGYELATTEFRAECVTERESWILSNKEKNPDLSIEDNARMVDPGYDALTAEKKQEVCQEVEGVLNAIWETHGKGQWKDKVMVNDRIADSIFQQIQTRPDEYSILATMNLNGDYISDAAAAIVGGLGMGPGANIGDTCAVFEATHGTAPKHAGLDRINPGSVILSGVMMLEFMGWQEAADLIKKGIGDAIANRQVTYDLARLMEPRVDTPLKCSEFAQAIIDHF; the protein is encoded by the coding sequence ATGTACGAAAAAATTACTCCTCCGACAGTGGGTTCACGCATTACCTTTAAGGATGGCAAACCTATTGTTCCTGATGATCCCATTATCCCCTTTATTCGTGGAGATGGCACGGGCGTTGATATTTGGCCAGCCACAGAAAAGGTGATTAATGCGGCGGTGGAGAAGGCCTACGGCGGTCAGCGTAAAATTCATTGGTTTAAAGTTTACGCGGGCGACGAGGCCTGTGAGGTCTATGGTACCTACCAATACTTGCCGGAAGATACCCTCAATGCCATTAAAGAATACGGTATCGCCATCAAAGGCCCGTTAACCACGCCCATTGGGGGCGGGATTCGTTCTTTAAATGTGGCCTTGCGGCAAATCAATGACCTCTACGCTTGTGTGCGTCCCTGTCGGTACTATTCCGGCACTCCTTCCCCCCACAAAACCCCAGAAAAGTTAGATGTCATTATCTATCGGGAAAATACCGAAGATATTTATTTAGGGATTGAATGGCGAGAAGGAACCGAAATCGCCCAGAAGTTGATTGACATTCTCAACCAAAACCTGATTCCGGCCACTCCAGAACATGGTAGCAAGCAAATTCGCCTAGATTCAGGAATTGGCATTAAACCTGTGAGTAAAACAGGTTCTCAGCGTTTGATTCGTCGGGCGATTGAACGGGCGTTGACCTTGCCGAAACCTAAGCAAACGGTGACACTGGTTCATAAGGGCAATATCATGAAGTACACCGAGGGAGCGTTCCGAGATTGGGGCTATGAACTGGCAACAACCGAGTTTCGGGCTGAATGTGTCACGGAACGGGAGTCTTGGATTTTGAGCAATAAGGAGAAAAATCCTGATTTGTCTATTGAAGACAATGCGCGCATGGTAGACCCCGGTTATGATGCCTTGACGGCCGAGAAAAAACAGGAGGTTTGTCAAGAGGTGGAAGGGGTGTTAAATGCCATTTGGGAGACTCATGGTAAGGGTCAATGGAAAGATAAGGTGATGGTCAACGATCGCATCGCCGATAGTATTTTCCAGCAAATTCAGACTCGACCGGATGAATATTCAATTTTGGCCACGATGAACCTAAATGGGGATTATATCTCTGATGCGGCGGCGGCCATTGTGGGGGGCTTAGGTATGGGTCCCGGGGCGAATATTGGTGATACTTGTGCGGTGTTTGAAGCGACCCACGGCACGGCCCCGAAACACGCGGGACTCGACCGCATTAATCCGGGATCGGTTATTCTCTCGGGGGTGATGATGTTGGAGTTCATGGGGTGGCAAGAGGCGGCGGATTTGATTAAAAAGGGAATTGGAGATGCGATCGCCAATCGTCAAGTTACCTACGATCTCGCCCGTCTCATGGAACCTCGGGTAGATACCCCCTTGAAGTGTTCTGAATTCGCCCAGGCCATTATTGATCACTTCTAA
- a CDS encoding response regulator, with amino-acid sequence MKRILLVDDDKTLRDVLQEYLEKEGYQVDGVNSGAEGLVAFEKNPPDLIVSDVMMPDMNGLDFCRTLRGTPSGQLVPFIFLSGMGELEDRVKGHEMGADDYVTKPFQMRELLAKIESQLERSRRIHSEIVRMMQQLTAHQVSESSNGHGSQAEHLPPEPLPLTPAEERVFWEVIQGYTNKQISDRLFISPRTVQSHLSNILGKLQLDNRAQLVRFAYEQGYRTPQGEQVEGHG; translated from the coding sequence ATGAAACGAATTTTACTCGTTGATGATGATAAAACCCTGCGCGATGTTCTCCAAGAGTATCTGGAAAAGGAAGGATACCAAGTGGATGGGGTAAATTCTGGGGCGGAGGGATTAGTGGCTTTTGAGAAGAATCCCCCGGATTTAATTGTCTCGGATGTGATGATGCCCGATATGAATGGGTTGGATTTTTGCCGCACGCTACGGGGTACGCCTTCGGGGCAGTTAGTGCCTTTTATCTTTTTGTCGGGGATGGGTGAATTAGAAGATCGGGTGAAAGGCCACGAAATGGGGGCTGATGATTATGTGACGAAACCCTTTCAAATGCGGGAGTTATTGGCTAAGATTGAATCCCAGTTGGAGCGATCGCGCCGGATTCACAGCGAAATTGTCCGCATGATGCAGCAGTTAACCGCCCATCAAGTCTCGGAGTCTAGTAATGGTCATGGCTCCCAAGCGGAACACCTCCCCCCAGAACCCCTACCCCTCACCCCAGCAGAGGAACGGGTATTCTGGGAGGTCATCCAAGGCTATACAAACAAGCAAATTAGCGATCGCCTGTTTATCTCCCCCCGCACGGTACAAAGTCATCTCAGCAACATTCTAGGCAAGTTACAACTCGACAATCGCGCCCAATTAGTCCGTTTTGCCTATGAGCAAGGCTACCGCACCCCCCAAGGGGAACAAGTGGAGGGGCATGGGTAA
- a CDS encoding ferritin-like domain-containing protein, with translation MLENLKQALIEAIEDEYKARATYRLIINKFGAIRPFINIVESEGRHIQALLSLFSKYEIPVPQDDWEQRVEIPASIQEACEAGVQAEIANGEMYERLLDSTRDYPDVQRVFLNLQWASQNNHLRAFQRCAARGNSPAHRGGRGRGWGQGRGCMGG, from the coding sequence ATGTTGGAAAATCTGAAACAGGCTTTAATAGAAGCAATTGAGGACGAATATAAAGCACGGGCAACCTATCGCCTCATTATCAACAAATTTGGCGCAATCCGCCCCTTTATCAATATTGTTGAGTCAGAAGGACGACACATTCAAGCCCTTTTGTCTTTATTTTCTAAATATGAAATTCCGGTTCCCCAAGATGATTGGGAGCAACGAGTTGAGATTCCGGCCTCGATTCAAGAAGCTTGTGAAGCCGGAGTTCAAGCAGAAATTGCCAATGGGGAAATGTATGAGCGCTTGCTGGATTCAACCCGTGACTATCCTGATGTACAACGAGTTTTTTTGAACTTGCAATGGGCATCCCAAAATAATCATCTACGGGCTTTTCAACGCTGTGCAGCACGGGGAAACTCCCCAGCACATCGGGGAGGACGAGGAAGAGGGTGGGGACAAGGAAGAGGTTGCATGGGGGGATAA
- a CDS encoding DnaJ domain-containing protein, giving the protein MSNSRTYYQILNIPPDASLDEIRASFRQLARQYHPDVNPQQEAQHKFQEISEAYQVLSDPVQRSLYDQKLGLHKPENSPSQATQTYRDLYIQGIEKAFQQNYSAAIDCYSEAIKLNPSFVEAYLKRGELYYKLGQDQKVLENCRQVLQFEEGCEEIYFYLGRSRYRLGYTQSALEAYNQAIALTPDYAAAYYHRGVAYHDLGMDSHAAEDLRQAALYFQEQGDYSGYRLANDTRRQLKPLLLHWDRLRQFCLNLWRVFFRLFLQPKGGLGEVFPHLHPTAALVMGLIYGAIAHLAFLLGVFIGWQNTLSRLSWPQLIFIGLIPFTSLVLLSALLRLIFPSQGHWGGDFLLAGTTTLPVGFLALCSGFSTLLGPTMMSLLTLLSAVIVVFNLYTANHQISHLPEQVAVWCVPLLLFASGWLSLTAFLSLMGGG; this is encoded by the coding sequence ATGTCTAACTCGCGCACCTACTACCAAATCCTGAATATTCCGCCGGATGCTAGTCTTGATGAGATTAGAGCCTCGTTTCGACAGTTAGCGCGACAATATCATCCAGATGTTAACCCGCAACAGGAGGCACAGCATAAGTTTCAGGAGATTTCCGAGGCCTATCAGGTCTTATCGGATCCGGTGCAGCGTAGTTTGTATGACCAAAAGTTGGGACTCCACAAGCCGGAAAATAGTCCCTCTCAAGCCACCCAAACCTATCGAGATTTATATATTCAGGGGATAGAAAAAGCTTTTCAACAGAATTATTCAGCCGCCATTGATTGTTATAGCGAGGCGATTAAACTCAATCCTAGTTTTGTGGAAGCTTACCTAAAACGGGGGGAGTTGTATTACAAGCTAGGTCAAGATCAAAAGGTGCTGGAAAATTGCCGTCAGGTGTTGCAGTTTGAGGAGGGGTGTGAGGAGATTTATTTTTATTTAGGGCGATCGCGCTATCGGTTAGGCTATACTCAATCCGCCCTCGAAGCCTACAATCAGGCGATCGCACTCACCCCTGACTATGCCGCCGCCTACTACCATCGAGGGGTAGCCTACCATGACTTAGGCATGGACTCCCACGCCGCCGAGGACTTGCGACAGGCTGCCCTCTATTTCCAAGAACAAGGGGATTATAGCGGGTATCGTCTCGCCAATGACACCCGACGACAACTTAAACCCCTCCTCCTCCATTGGGATCGTTTGCGCCAATTTTGTCTAAACCTCTGGCGGGTGTTTTTCCGTCTGTTTTTACAACCAAAAGGGGGATTGGGTGAAGTCTTCCCCCATCTCCATCCTACCGCCGCCCTAGTCATGGGTTTGATTTATGGTGCGATCGCCCACCTTGCCTTTCTCCTTGGAGTCTTCATCGGGTGGCAAAATACCCTCAGTCGTCTTTCCTGGCCACAGTTAATCTTTATTGGACTCATCCCCTTCACCAGTTTAGTCCTCCTTAGCGCTCTCCTCCGGCTCATTTTCCCCAGCCAAGGCCATTGGGGAGGGGATTTCCTCCTCGCAGGTACAACCACCCTCCCCGTCGGTTTTCTCGCCCTCTGTAGCGGTTTTTCCACCCTCCTGGGCCCGACAATGATGAGTTTGTTAACCCTCCTCAGCGCTGTTATTGTGGTCTTTAACCTCTACACCGCCAACCACCAAATCTCTCATCTCCCGGAACAAGTGGCCGTCTGGTGTGTTCCCCTCCTCCTTTTTGCCAGTGGTTGGTTATCTTTAACGGCCTTTCTGTCTTTGATGGGTGGGGGGTAG
- a CDS encoding transglutaminase-like domain-containing protein — protein MIPDSSTSFVTQQALNGRTIRPIAAATIYGIAFRGNSLYALDATSGYLLEVDPYTNNTRILNSHCWQDFVGATGLAIAGDTLWFTRNEDVYFCSLPTEHSTNEEKLTPHLFISLYYPADGIGVLGSTIYLTCQKSGYILIYSRETRREITRFYAPGIGIENITVRGEELWLCDDLEQTVYCLDRATGEVNFSVLTPFENPTGLAFYQDPETQQETLYVAYSHNEPYLRDNPNAQPNHELQYRDRTFIHPLYFHYQQGDHYALSNGYLVEMSYVEELSPLDPIDIQEIEWRIALPAETPRQKLRKIEPVGLPFEERHVDGQRIAVFKFDHLTSDQRYIFGWKATLEVWGIKYQFDPTDGEDVPELPPEYEARYLIDNDNLAMDKENIQRAARDAVAEETNLLRKMYNIRNYVYDRLTYGIKPHIDTPDVALARGVGSCGEYLGVLLALSRLNGIACRTVGRYKCPAKPLERFVPLEPDFNHVWMEFYLPGFGWLPMESNPDDIHEGGPYPTRFFMGLAWYHAEMAKGVPFEKIYSKDGLPIPKEQAAIGELAINHVCFTILEELSPGNRE, from the coding sequence ATGATTCCTGATTCATCTACTTCTTTTGTAACTCAACAAGCCTTAAATGGTCGGACGATTCGCCCCATTGCTGCCGCGACAATCTACGGGATTGCCTTTCGGGGCAACAGCTTGTACGCTCTCGATGCCACCAGTGGCTATTTATTAGAAGTGGATCCCTACACGAACAACACTCGCATCCTCAATTCTCACTGTTGGCAAGATTTTGTCGGGGCGACGGGATTGGCGATCGCGGGAGATACCCTCTGGTTTACTAGAAATGAAGATGTGTATTTTTGTTCCCTTCCTACGGAACACAGCACGAACGAGGAAAAATTAACCCCCCATCTTTTCATTAGTTTGTACTATCCGGCCGATGGGATTGGGGTTTTAGGGTCAACCATTTATCTGACCTGTCAGAAATCGGGCTATATCTTGATTTATAGCCGGGAAACTCGCCGGGAAATTACCCGTTTCTATGCCCCGGGGATTGGCATTGAAAATATTACCGTGCGGGGGGAGGAACTTTGGCTCTGTGATGACTTGGAACAAACGGTCTATTGTTTGGACCGAGCGACAGGAGAGGTGAACTTTAGTGTTTTAACGCCCTTTGAGAATCCCACAGGATTGGCCTTTTATCAAGACCCAGAAACCCAGCAGGAAACGCTCTATGTAGCTTATTCCCACAATGAACCCTATTTGCGGGATAATCCCAACGCCCAACCCAACCACGAGTTACAATATCGCGATCGCACCTTCATCCATCCCCTTTACTTTCACTACCAACAAGGCGACCATTACGCCCTTTCTAATGGTTATTTAGTCGAGATGTCCTATGTGGAAGAACTCTCCCCCCTCGACCCCATCGACATCCAAGAGATAGAATGGCGAATCGCCCTCCCCGCCGAAACCCCTCGGCAAAAACTGCGCAAAATTGAACCTGTGGGTTTACCCTTTGAGGAACGGCACGTAGACGGTCAACGGATTGCCGTCTTTAAGTTTGACCATCTCACCTCCGACCAGCGTTATATTTTCGGCTGGAAAGCGACTCTAGAAGTGTGGGGGATTAAGTATCAATTCGACCCCACCGACGGGGAAGATGTGCCAGAATTGCCCCCCGAATATGAAGCCCGTTATTTAATTGACAATGACAATTTAGCGATGGATAAGGAAAATATCCAACGGGCGGCTCGGGATGCGGTCGCGGAAGAAACCAACCTGTTACGCAAAATGTACAATATTCGCAACTATGTTTATGATCGGCTAACCTATGGCATTAAACCCCACATTGACACTCCTGATGTGGCCTTAGCGAGAGGGGTAGGGTCTTGTGGGGAATATTTAGGGGTTTTATTGGCACTGTCGCGGTTAAATGGCATTGCTTGCCGCACCGTAGGCCGTTATAAATGCCCGGCCAAACCCCTAGAGCGTTTTGTCCCCCTTGAACCGGACTTTAACCATGTGTGGATGGAGTTTTATCTACCGGGATTTGGTTGGTTGCCGATGGAATCCAATCCCGATGATATTCATGAGGGGGGGCCTTACCCGACTCGCTTTTTTATGGGGTTAGCCTGGTATCACGCCGAAATGGCCAAGGGCGTTCCCTTTGAAAAGATTTATAGTAAAGATGGTTTACCCATCCCCAAGGAACAGGCCGCCATTGGAGAGTTAGCTATTAATCATGTCTGTTTTACCATTCTGGAGGAGTTATCTCCGGGAAATAGGGAATAG
- a CDS encoding DUF928 domain-containing protein — protein sequence MQFSSPLIKTLALLSGTFVLSVSSSLVLAQSLIWQGANYQPPSGIGSPGRTEPGGTRGCNVKPELTPLVPTVPSAAQEEAIRFGVTTQAKPTVLVHVASLDNSLCPLGMMELEVTNKQGEVVLIQEITPPTGSGILPVVLDTGEKPLVEGTDYQWTVYIYDRNNEFLGATGAWIRKVPVDQNLRRALNNSSLHEQARGLAAAGIWYDAIASLAQLYQQSPSPEVQTDWQTLLKAVQLDKLAQEKVFQQGS from the coding sequence ATGCAATTCTCATCTCCCCTGATTAAAACCTTAGCCCTTTTGAGTGGAACTTTTGTTCTGTCTGTCTCTTCGAGTTTGGTTTTGGCGCAATCGTTGATTTGGCAAGGGGCGAACTATCAACCCCCTTCAGGTATTGGCTCCCCTGGCCGCACGGAACCCGGAGGGACGAGGGGTTGTAATGTGAAACCGGAGTTAACCCCTTTAGTCCCCACTGTCCCTTCTGCTGCTCAAGAGGAAGCCATCCGCTTTGGGGTGACAACTCAGGCTAAACCGACGGTCTTAGTCCATGTGGCGAGTTTGGATAATAGTCTATGTCCTTTAGGGATGATGGAACTGGAAGTCACCAATAAACAAGGGGAAGTCGTCCTGATTCAGGAAATTACGCCCCCCACTGGATCCGGTATTCTCCCCGTGGTTTTAGATACGGGAGAAAAGCCGTTAGTGGAAGGAACAGACTATCAATGGACGGTTTATATCTACGACCGCAATAATGAGTTTTTGGGGGCAACAGGGGCCTGGATTCGCAAAGTTCCAGTCGATCAAAATCTGCGCAGGGCTTTAAATAATTCATCTCTCCATGAGCAAGCGCGGGGCTTGGCGGCGGCTGGGATTTGGTATGATGCGATCGCCTCCCTCGCCCAACTCTATCAACAATCCCCCTCCCCCGAAGTCCAAACCGATTGGCAAACCCTCTTAAAAGCGGTTCAACTGGACAAACTCGCTCAAGAGAAAGTCTTTCAACAGGGCAGTTAA
- a CDS encoding nucleoside recognition domain-containing protein, producing MKKSDSPLNGIWLFMILASTCVAALNGTMSELSEAVFESAANAVTLAIGLIGALALWLGIIRVIEVAGLMEVIARLIRPLMLRLFPEVPPDHPAMSAMILNMAANALGLGNAATPIGLKAMTELNRLNPEPGTATNAMCLFLAINTSSVTILPISAIAVRASAGASNPGSIVLPSLIATICSTTVAIIAAKLLAQRNREDIPPTPPPESEPNPTPDPQLDPTPPQPLNPPGFVGRFIFGGLIVLFFLAIIYRLTVEGTPGLTTTQFMEGISNWLLPIIICSLLLLGYFRGVKVYEAVTEGAKEGFNIAVTIIPFLVAIFVAIGMFRSSGALDLMTTLLSPVTNLITLPAEALPMALIRPLSGGGAFGLMSEIVNNDPDSFLSYLVSTMQGSTETTFYVMAVYFGSVGVMRTRHTLPAALLADLTGILASLLICRLTF from the coding sequence GTGAAAAAATCTGACTCCCCCTTAAACGGCATTTGGCTGTTTATGATTCTCGCCTCCACCTGTGTGGCTGCCCTCAATGGCACCATGTCGGAACTCAGCGAGGCCGTCTTTGAATCCGCCGCCAATGCCGTTACCTTGGCCATTGGTTTAATCGGTGCCCTTGCCCTGTGGTTGGGCATTATCCGGGTGATTGAAGTAGCCGGACTGATGGAAGTGATTGCCCGTCTCATTCGTCCCCTGATGTTGCGCCTTTTCCCAGAAGTCCCCCCCGACCATCCGGCCATGTCCGCCATGATTTTAAACATGGCCGCCAATGCGTTAGGGTTAGGCAATGCCGCCACTCCCATTGGTTTAAAGGCCATGACGGAACTGAATCGCCTCAACCCGGAACCGGGAACCGCCACTAATGCCATGTGTCTGTTTTTGGCGATTAACACCTCTTCCGTCACGATTTTACCCATTAGTGCGATCGCCGTGCGAGCCTCCGCCGGAGCCAGCAACCCCGGCTCTATTGTCCTCCCCTCCCTCATCGCCACGATTTGTTCTACCACCGTCGCCATTATTGCCGCCAAACTCCTCGCCCAACGCAACCGCGAAGACATCCCCCCCACCCCCCCACCTGAATCAGAACCCAATCCCACCCCAGACCCCCAACTTGACCCCACCCCCCCTCAACCCCTCAATCCCCCCGGTTTCGTGGGACGGTTTATCTTTGGCGGCCTAATCGTCCTTTTCTTCCTCGCCATCATCTACCGCCTCACCGTCGAAGGCACCCCTGGCCTCACCACGACCCAGTTTATGGAAGGTATCTCCAACTGGTTATTACCCATAATTATCTGTAGCCTATTGCTCCTAGGGTACTTCCGAGGGGTTAAAGTCTATGAAGCCGTCACCGAAGGGGCAAAAGAAGGCTTTAACATTGCCGTGACCATTATCCCCTTCCTCGTCGCCATTTTCGTGGCCATTGGGATGTTTCGCTCCAGTGGTGCCCTCGACCTGATGACTACCCTCCTTTCCCCTGTCACCAACTTAATCACCCTACCCGCCGAAGCCCTCCCGATGGCCTTAATTCGGCCCCTGTCTGGTGGGGGAGCCTTTGGCTTAATGTCGGAAATCGTCAACAATGACCCGGATAGTTTCCTGTCCTATCTCGTCTCCACCATGCAAGGTTCCACCGAAACCACCTTTTACGTCATGGCCGTATATTTCGGCAGTGTGGGAGTCATGCGCACTCGTCACACCCTCCCCGCCGCCTTATTAGCCGATTTAACGGGAATTTTAGCCTCCTTGCTCATTTGTCGCTTAACGTTTTAG
- a CDS encoding methyltransferase domain-containing protein: MSNTTSIYEKIRQFYDQSSGLWEQVWGEHMHHGYYGRSGTYKVNRRQAQIDLIEELLYWGQVQSPQRILDVGCGIGGSTLYLAQKYNTEALGITLSPIQAARAKERASEVKLDQTVSFQVANALEMPFPDDSFDLVWSLESGEHMPDKAEFFRQCYRVLKPGGLFLCATWCHRPTHSLAGELTVGEQQHLDGIYRVYCLPYVLSLPDYEAIAQNCGFREIHSDDWSTAVAPFWDIVIDSALNPKVLADLFASGWSTVEAALALPLMSQGYKRGLVRFGVLSGRK; encoded by the coding sequence ATGAGCAATACAACCAGCATTTACGAGAAAATCCGTCAATTTTATGACCAATCCAGTGGCCTCTGGGAGCAAGTCTGGGGCGAACATATGCACCACGGCTATTATGGACGCTCCGGCACCTATAAAGTCAACCGTCGTCAAGCACAAATTGATCTGATTGAGGAGTTACTCTATTGGGGTCAAGTCCAGTCCCCCCAACGGATTTTAGATGTGGGCTGTGGGATTGGCGGCAGTACCTTGTATTTAGCCCAAAAGTATAATACCGAGGCGTTGGGAATTACGCTGAGTCCCATTCAGGCGGCGAGAGCCAAGGAAAGAGCCTCAGAGGTCAAATTAGACCAAACGGTATCTTTTCAGGTCGCTAATGCCCTAGAAATGCCCTTTCCTGATGATTCTTTTGACCTGGTGTGGTCTTTGGAAAGTGGGGAACATATGCCCGACAAAGCCGAATTTTTCCGCCAATGTTATCGGGTGCTGAAACCGGGGGGATTGTTCCTCTGTGCGACTTGGTGCCATCGTCCGACCCATTCCTTAGCGGGGGAGTTGACAGTAGGGGAACAGCAGCATTTAGATGGGATTTATCGGGTGTATTGTTTACCCTATGTTTTGTCCTTGCCCGATTATGAGGCGATCGCACAAAATTGTGGTTTCCGGGAGATCCACAGCGATGACTGGTCTACAGCCGTCGCCCCCTTCTGGGATATTGTCATTGACTCCGCCTTAAACCCCAAAGTGTTGGCCGATTTATTCGCTTCCGGTTGGTCTACAGTAGAAGCCGCTTTAGCATTACCCTTGATGAGTCAAGGCTATAAGCGCGGTTTAGTGCGATTTGGTGTTTTATCGGGTCGGAAATAA